A region from the Deltaproteobacteria bacterium genome encodes:
- a CDS encoding DUF4340 domain-containing protein, producing the protein MTVRGTALLVGILAALLAYLWLGEIRPRSGPARAKVPALLAVPPTDVARIDLEEHGRRLVAIRRDGKWVDAQGRPWRGDAVGDLLDTLGTLSPIMVVDPDPAEPSDYGLEPDTPRLRVMAAKGKELLSLEIGERNPAWTGLYARLAGQREVILVGAVLHWELEKLRDAAPEAENS; encoded by the coding sequence ATGACGGTCCGCGGCACCGCATTGCTCGTCGGCATTCTGGCGGCTCTCCTCGCCTACCTCTGGCTCGGCGAGATCCGCCCGCGCAGCGGGCCGGCGCGGGCCAAGGTCCCCGCCCTGCTCGCGGTGCCGCCGACGGACGTGGCCCGCATCGACCTCGAGGAGCACGGGAGACGGCTGGTCGCCATCCGGCGTGATGGGAAATGGGTGGATGCGCAAGGGCGTCCATGGCGCGGCGACGCGGTCGGCGACCTCCTCGACACGCTCGGTACGCTGTCGCCGATCATGGTCGTCGACCCGGATCCCGCCGAGCCGAGCGACTACGGGCTGGAGCCGGATACGCCGCGGCTGCGGGTCATGGCGGCGAAGGGCAAGGAGCTGCTCAGCCTGGAGATCGGCGAGCGCAACCCCGCCTGGACGGGGCTCTACGCGCGGCTCGCTGGCCAGCGGGAGGTCATCCTCGTCGGCGCGGTGCTCCACTGGGAGCTCGAGAAGCTGCGCGACGCCGCGCCGGAGGCGGAAAACTCTTGA
- a CDS encoding ABC transporter ATP-binding protein: MVLGPQVPGRDGPPAGAAHAVQHLRRSRHRAGLGEDPEPSLPDRAAARGRAGPRAAGRRVIVAEQLTKRFGARTAADRVSFTVGRGEVVGLLGPNGAGKTTVIRLLAGVFPPTSGQALVDDLDVVASPLAARRRLGYAPERPALHREMTVAGFLEFVAGMKDAGGRRARRAAAAAAIERAALRDVGDERIGTLSKGYHQRVGLAQALVGDPPILLLDEPTGGLDPARSVETRRLIRALAEEHAVLVSSHALAEVEGLCDRVVILHRGRVLAADRPAGLAARLRQTSRIEVEAAAPGDALAAALAAVPGVRHVDLVARANGHARCRVEVEPGEDVRARLAADVTGRGWGLLALAPLETSLEEAFLALVGPER; the protein is encoded by the coding sequence GTGGTTCTCGGCCCTCAAGTTCCAGGCCGAGATGGGCCTCCTGCTGGCGCTGCTCATGCTGTTCAACACCTTCGGCGGTCTCGTCATCGTGCCGGCCTGGGTGAAGATCCTGAACCCTCGCTTCCTGACCGAGCGGCGGCGCGGGGTCGAGCGGGTCCCCGAGCGGCTGGCCGTCGGGTGATCGTCGCCGAGCAGCTGACCAAGCGCTTCGGCGCCCGCACCGCCGCCGACCGCGTGTCCTTCACGGTGGGGCGCGGCGAGGTGGTGGGCCTCCTCGGCCCGAACGGCGCCGGCAAGACGACGGTGATCCGGCTCCTCGCCGGCGTTTTCCCGCCGACCTCTGGCCAGGCGCTGGTCGACGACCTCGACGTGGTCGCGAGCCCCCTCGCCGCGCGCCGGCGGCTCGGCTACGCGCCCGAGCGGCCGGCCCTGCACCGGGAGATGACGGTGGCCGGCTTCCTCGAGTTCGTCGCCGGCATGAAGGACGCCGGGGGCCGGCGCGCGCGACGCGCCGCGGCCGCGGCGGCGATCGAGCGCGCGGCGCTCCGCGACGTCGGCGACGAGCGGATCGGCACGCTGTCGAAGGGCTACCACCAGCGCGTCGGCCTCGCGCAGGCCCTGGTGGGCGACCCGCCGATCCTCCTCCTCGACGAGCCAACCGGCGGCCTCGACCCCGCGCGCTCGGTCGAGACGCGCCGATTGATCCGCGCCCTCGCCGAAGAGCATGCCGTGCTGGTCTCGAGCCATGCGCTCGCGGAGGTGGAAGGTCTCTGCGACCGGGTCGTCATCCTGCACCGCGGCCGCGTGCTCGCCGCCGACCGGCCTGCAGGGCTCGCGGCGCGGCTCCGTCAGACCTCGCGCATCGAGGTGGAAGCGGCGGCGCCGGGGGACGCGCTCGCGGCGGCGCTCGCCGCCGTGCCGGGTGTGCGACACGTCGACCTGGTGGCGCGCGCGAACGGTCACGCGCGCTGCCGGGTCGAGGTCGAGCCGGGCGAGGACGTGCGCGCTCGCCTGGCGGCCGACGTCACGGGGCGCGGCTGGGGCCTCCTGGCGCTCGCGCCGCTCGAGACGTCGCTCGAGGAGGCGTTCCTGGCGCTCGTGGGGCCAGAGAGGTGA
- a CDS encoding ABC transporter permease, protein MRKTLLICRRELAALFGGPLAYGLAAVFVLLTGYFFYSDLVFFVLFGGASLPAGLWRFVFLDYRLVALLVLPLLSMRLLAEERKLGTLELLWTYPVRDREVLAGKFLAALLVYLALLALTVSGPIVLYVLHPFAPGPVLAGYVGLVLLGTAFLACGTAASAVTENQVVAAMLTYGVLVFSWFVSWNEAAVGETVAPLLLQLSLFDRFYGFAQGVIDSRDVVYLVALTTLFLFLAARALGTRTWRGVA, encoded by the coding sequence GTGAGAAAGACGCTCCTCATCTGCCGCCGCGAGCTCGCGGCGCTGTTCGGGGGCCCGCTCGCCTACGGGCTGGCCGCCGTCTTCGTCCTCCTCACCGGCTACTTCTTCTACAGCGACCTCGTCTTCTTCGTGCTCTTCGGCGGCGCCAGCCTGCCGGCGGGTCTCTGGCGCTTCGTGTTCCTCGACTACCGGCTGGTGGCGCTGCTCGTGCTGCCGCTGCTCAGCATGCGGCTCCTGGCCGAGGAGCGGAAGCTCGGCACGCTCGAGCTCCTCTGGACCTATCCGGTACGCGACCGGGAGGTGCTCGCGGGCAAGTTCCTCGCCGCGCTCCTCGTCTACCTCGCCCTGCTCGCGCTCACCGTCTCGGGACCCATCGTCCTCTACGTGCTCCACCCCTTCGCGCCGGGCCCCGTGCTCGCCGGCTACGTGGGCCTCGTGCTGCTCGGCACGGCCTTTCTCGCCTGCGGCACGGCGGCGTCCGCCGTCACCGAGAACCAGGTGGTGGCCGCGATGCTCACCTACGGCGTGCTCGTCTTCAGCTGGTTCGTGTCGTGGAACGAGGCGGCCGTCGGCGAGACGGTGGCGCCGCTCCTCCTCCAGCTCTCGCTCTTCGATCGCTTTTACGGCTTCGCGCAGGGCGTCATCGACAGCCGGGACGTCGTCTACCTCGTCGCGTTGACGACGCTCTTCCTGTTTCTTGCCGCGCGGGCGCTCGGCACGCGCACCTGGCGGGGAGTGGCGTGA